AATCGATGGCGTCGATCAGCTGAACAACATCCTCGTTATCGGCATGACCAATCGCAGGGACATGATCGACGAAGCTTTGCTGCGACCGGGTCGCCTCGAGGTCCAAATGGAGATCAGCCTGCCCAACGAGCAGGGTCGCGTCCAGATTCTCAATATCCACACCAAGCGTATGCGCGAATTCAACAAGATTAACGACGATGTGGACAACAAGGAGATCGCCGCGCTGACCAAGAATTTCAGCGGTGCCGAGCTGGAGGGTTTGGTCCGTGCCGCCCAGTCGAGTGCCATGAACCGACTGATCAAGGCCGATGCCAAGGTGACCGTGGACCCCGAGGCCATGGAAAAATTGAAGGTCAATCGAGATGATTTCCTGCACTCGCTGGAGAATGACATTAAGCCGGCATTCGGTACGGCCCAGGAGATTCTAGACAATATGCTGGCCCGGGGTGTTATCAACTGGGGTACTCCGGTTAGCAATCTCCTCGAGGACGGCATGCTGTATGTGCAGCAGGCCAAGGCTCCAGAGTCTAGCGGCTTGGTCTCCGTACTCGTGGCCGGAGCCCCCAACTCTGGTAAGACGGCACTGGCCGCTCAGCTGGCCAAGATGTCAGACTTCCCGTTCGTGAAGGTCTGCTCGCCAGAGGACATGGTCGGCTACACTGAGTCGGCCAAGTGCCTGCACATCCGTAAGATCTTCGACGACGCGTATCGTTCCATGCTTAGCTGCATTGTGGTGGACAATGTGGAGCGTCTGCTGGACTACGGATCGATTGGGCCGCGGTACTCCAATATGACGCTACAGGCactgctggtgctgctcaAGAAACAGCCGCCAAAGGGCCGGAAACTGCTCATACTGTGCACATCGAGCAGGAGGTATGTTGAGATTCGGGATTTCCCTGTCGATTACTACTCCTACTTCTTTTTTATTAGGGAGGTCCTGGAAGAGATGGAGATGCTGACGGCCTTCACCTCGGTGCTCCACGTGCCTAATCTCTCTAAGCCGGACCACGTTCTGGCCGTGCTGGAGAACACGGACATCTTTAGCAAGGGCGAGATCCAGGCGATTGGCAAGAAGATGGCGGGCAAACGGTAGGATATTTGATTCTAAGGAAAACGTCCTATAAATAATTACTGATTACCTATCCATCTTGACCAGCGTGTTTATTGGCATCAAGAAGCTGCTGGGTCTCATTGACATGGCTAGGCAAACGGAGCAATCACAGCGGGCCATCAAGTTCCTGTCCAAGATGGAAGAGGAGGGTGGTCTCGACATGGTGGCGCGGCAGTAAGGCATCTAAAACTGTATGTGCCCAAATGCAGTCTCAATTATTAGCTTCTAAGTGCTAAGGACGGGCGATGAATAGCGATGAAACCAAATCACAAACGGAATCAGAATCTCCATGTACACGTACATATACACCGCtaaacatatataaacataaacagaTATATacagttatatatatatatatatataagcaaTCCAGGCTTCGCGATGTTTGTTCGGTCCCAAAACCCAGATAAAAATCACAATCCACATCCCGGAGGAGTTCCGTATGCTTCTGAGTTCCCCCACAGAGCTCAATCAAATCAGACAGATATGTGAGACCCGTGACCTGAAGATGATGGCATATAAATGACATAATATGGCTAAAATGGACAGATACTcaattacatttataaataaataacacgcGTAGCTAATAACTCGTTAAAGGCATGATAATCTTTCTCGTTACCTTTAATTTTAGGACTTTTGCTTCAGTACATTCCCAATAGGAAACGAAAAACGGGAGAAAACACCAAAGTATTTGCCTTTGGGCATTGTGAACGTTGTTTATCGGTAactaactaattaaatatttattaaatcaaatattgttAACCGCCAATGTTATAATTATAtcttaaataaactaaaacaaacttaaattccaattttaaCTGGCTCGCCTTTttgctcaaaaaaaaattactttttaaagTTGGGCTTCTGAGGAgtattgttatttatgtttaaaaacCTAGTAATCCCATTCAACTTGCAACCACAGATTACCATTCTGTATAAATTACTTTGAATTCAGTATTCAAATGAAACAGcaatgaaaacaataacacaTTTTGAAAATTCTCTTGAcgatttctttgttttatttcgtttaGAAAAAGCGACACACAACATTACTCTTAATTATTTCTTGTTTCTCGTTCCTTGGACTTATTTGtgcaacaataaacaaaatatataaatatttgatttcgttttcattttgctaaaACCGTTATTTAACTATTTCTCAGCTTACGgaattattcattattttttctttttttgcagtgcgCAACAATAATATTTCATCTTGTTAGTAGAATCCTCTTAATAATTCGTGTTTAGGTACAAAAAAAGTTCAGGAAAGATAAATAGGTAAGGGGGGAGATCGCCAAATTGGCAAAtgataaatagaaaattaaaataaaagcacaGATTTAACACAGAAGTCCAGAGCGTATTGTAACGCTTTCGGaacacaataaaaatttgcatatattttcctAGGAAACCGCTATTACGTGGTTTGCATACGAAACAGCTTATGttcgaaaatataattttcaaaaactcTTCTGTAttgaaaagggaaaacaggtgaagaataagaaaataaaaattgcaatggCATATGCTTCGCTTAGATTAATAGTTACATTtgtgatttcatttttttaaggATAGTTTTTAGTTTCTCTTTCGATTTGTTAACAATTGTTTCATCCAGTTGGAGCCAATCGGTCCATCTCTCGTTGTGCTTATTTTTCTTGttactcctcctcctccccctcatcatcatcatcctttTCTCCtgctatatatttttgatcctTGTCTGTTGCTCCTTCTTCTTTCGTTATTGAGGTGCTCCTTTACAGTTAGGTAGCGAGTTAGAGAGAGACGGCTATAGACAGCTAAAGGTACACGAGTACAAATACAGTTACAGCGGTTTTACAGTTAACGGTTATTTCAGAATTTTCCCGATTCACGCCGCTCGGGTCCTGCCCAGGacgtatatgtgtgtgtgtgtgtttgtgtatgtgtgagcgTGGATGTTTTCTctgattttgtattttattgttgtttttttttattaaaattgttctctttgttttgtgttttatttacatataataatagttttaCTTCATTTCAGACATTTGTTGAACATCGTTATCGTTACACACATGGTGAATATACATgtgcatttatatatttatatatataaagggTTATTATTGTAACAGTTATTAggtatacatacgtatataagATCTCGGCAAcatttaacaacaaattttcTCTTATtcgttttagttttagtttctgttttgtgtggcgattttcattttctcacATTTATTgcacaatatatatttttttgtatatatatatgtatatatatagaattcTTTAAATAATAGCATGTTGTACTTGAAACTTGCACTAAACTATAAATTGTACAAAAAGATTTCTcagtttttccgcttttcatCCAACTAGTTAGTTGTTAAGTTTTCTCATATCTTATATCAACTAAAGCATTCTATATAACATGTAATCCTCTCCCCACTCGATCTCTGTATGCGATGGCGGataagtgggcgtggtgggGTCTAGACTTGGGAACTTTGAGGTTGAACCTTACCTTAAAAAACACTTGCTTCTTGCACCCGACCTCTTTAAACTTTATCTTTATAGCTTACTGATGATGTTCACCAGTATGTTAGTGGTTCTATATCCTTTTGACACACttacttaaataataataataagatacATTGAgttgcgtgtgtttgtgtgtgcgttaaAATACCTCTGCTCTCaccttaaaacaaaaaaaaaaaaatctcgATGACACTTCTACAACTAAATTCTGACCTTATGCTACATAGAtactcatatatatatattcatataaaatCTCCCTTTTTTTGAAAGGATTCTTTtctaattattataattatttcttctTTTGGAGGCACAGCCACCATTTTGAACTTTAGGCCCTGTTCTGCTTCTTTTAGACATGTTCCCCTATATTTTCGatgtttctcatttttttttttttttttttttggtggtggGGGGCGGGGGGTTGGGATGCTATAATCGATCGAGTGAGAGAGATAGATGTGGCTATAGACGATCaatgacaacgacaacaattGCAAGCGAgcgccacaacaacaacagcaacaacaatcaattCAACTACAACAAATAACTAAATGTGCATTGAGCAGCTTGCGGCCACGCCCTCCTGCCATTCCCACTACCACGTCCACAAAAACctcgccacgcccaccgcctccTCTTCCCCGAAATACGTCCGCATCGCCTTCTATTTGGTTTCATCCTGATCCATCGGCTCCTCGGAATCATCGCGGGATAGAGTTctgtaaaatacaaatatacaagTTACTCATTGTTATCACCAAAGTATCCAACAAAAACCTTGAGCTAATAAACTTGACCATAAACCCACCTGTGCATCGACTGCATCGAGAGGCCAGCCATGGCGTTGATCGTCTCGGACTCGTCGTGCTCCACCTTGAGCGTCTCCAGCGCAGACAAGCCCACCGTGTGCTCCAGCATCCTTACGCAGGGCCAGTGCGTTTgctacaacaaaaaaagaacaaaagttaGCTAGGTGATCAGCGGAACATTGTAAATTCTCCTATTTACCTGAATGGCTATCGTCTTCTGGAGCGTGTTGATGGCATTCTGGCAGGGCGGGCGCTCCAGCTCGGCCTTGGCAATGGGAGCAGCGGGATCGCCGAGCAGCGCCCGCACACACTCCTGGGCGGAATCACAGATGGCGGCCAGATCGTAGCCGCCCTCGAGGGCCAGCACCACTTTGCCGTTGGCCAACTGAAGGAGTTCGCGGGTCATAAACCCAAAGCAAGCCGGAGAGACATGGTAGCCACCCAGCGGTGCCGGATGGCCGGTGGCCGCATCAAAGCCGGAGGATACCAGCACAATGTCCGGATTAAAGCTCCGCGCGATGGGCATCACAACGGTACGGAATGCAGCGATATACTCGGCGTCGCCCAGTGGCGGATTAAGTGCCCCAGACCATGAGATGTTCACGTTAAAACCGAGACCAGCACCGGAGCCGCactataaaacaaaaaaaatgtttatttacgACATGCCTGAAGCGAAATATAAGGGAAACTCACCTCTGTGGGTCCACCTGTGCCGGGAAAGAAGTTACCGTCATCGTGTCGATGTATGGAAAGATATAGAATGTCGGGACTTTGGTAGAATGCTTGCTGTGTGCCATTGCCGTGATGCACATCCTGCAAAATGATAAGATTGAAAACGTAATTTATAGCTAGtcaataaatggaaattgggTTAAATAGGAAAATCAAACTCACCCAATCGACGATGAGGATGCGCCGCACCTCGGGCATCCGCTGACGGAGCAGCTTGGCCGCAATGGCTATCGAATTGAAGAAACAAAAGCCCATGGCCAGATTGGCCTCCGCATGATGGCCCGGCGGCCGCACAACGGCAAAACCATTCCGCAGGTCACCCTTGGCCGTCTTCAGTGCCAAATCGATAACACAACCGGCAGCCATTCGAGCAGCTGTGGCCGTGTGGTGCTCATTCCACGTGGTATCCAGATCGACACCCAAACCGCCGCACGACAAACGAACGAAGCTGGCCGACAACGTGTTCTCCAACTTGGGCCTGCTCAACTGGCACTGATTCGAACCGAAGAGCATGGCATGCGCTTCGGTGTGCACAgtctgcagctcctcctgcgTCGCCTTGCGAGCGCGCAGGCGATCGCAACGCTTCACCAGATCCGTTTCATTCAGCCGTGCCCACACGCTCTGCAGTCGACCACTGTGCTCCGGATGCTGGGCATTGTCTCCGCAAATACACGAGTGCTTCAGCATGAGCGGATCGTAGGCCAAACCGGTGGTGACCTTGTGCGGCGGTGAACCACTCGCCGATGGCTGGTGGTTACGCAATTGGCTGGCGTATAGTGTGCTCATTAGCTGGCGGTGCTGGCGATGCGGCAGCGAGAGGTTCACGGGCGGTATATGATCGGCCGACGAGGATGTGGCTATCGGTGCCGGCTGCTGTCCAGTGTCGGGAATCTGACTAAGACCATGCGGTCCCAGCGGCACCAGCGGACTGCTAAGCGTTCGCGATAGCGGACGCATTAGGCTCTTCGCCagttcctcctcctgctgaaGGAGCAAtagctgctcccgctgctgttgcagatACTCCTGGTCCCGCAGCTTAATACCGGACTTTGTGGCGGAGGCGGAGTTACTGGACGCGGTGTGCGGGGCACGGTAGGCGGCTGCTgaagccgccgccgccaaagCTTCGGGCAGATTCTGGGACGTACTAGTGGCTATCGTGCTGGTCAGGACCGTCTTCGGCGGTTTCTTCTTGTCTGTGAGGTCCATTACCTCGGCGGCCgagtcgtcgtcctcctccttcAGCTGTGCCTCACGCACCACACTCAcgccggcggcagcagcggctgctgcagcagctccgcTGCGAGTCAGGACGGTCTGGCGGACTTTCTGGTTCACCACCTGGTGCTCGTACGCCTGGCGCTCCGCctaatatttgcaaaataacaaaaaaaaaaaaaaatataaataaattagtaagGGATCTTTGGATCTAAAGGTTAAAGTCTTCACCCACCTCACTATTCTCGTAGTGCGTTTGGACCACATTCAGCTGCACAGCTCCGGTTAGCATCGGATGTCCAAGGGGCAGTGGTGCCGATTGCGTTCGTCCCAGCGGCCGGTGGCCCTGTTTGTGCAGATGCACCTGCGCCACCTGGGCGTCCGTGATGGGCACATTGTGCTGGTGGCCGGCGTAgaggccatggccatggccatgacCGTGTCCATGGGcatgtggatgcggatgtgcGTGGGAGCCGTGTCCGTGACCATGGCTATTGGTCGGTGGCAGTGAaccggcggcggctgctgctgctgccgctgcagccaCGGCGGCGGCATGGAGATTAACACCCGAACCGGCCACACTGCCCAGTTGCTGCATGTaggacgacgacgagggcAGAATGGTGGAGGCGGCATGGGCCTGCGGCGGCGCCACATCGCCCACCAGCGAGGCCTGCGACGACGATGTCGAGGTGGCCGATGCACTGCGCACCACCGGCGACGGTTGCTGCGGTGCTATCCCCGTGGCCGGAATCATGGCCAGCGGTGCTGGTTGGCGGCCAACGAATGCCATGCCCAGTGGATTGTAGTAGCCCGGCTGTCCGCAGCCACCCTGGGCGGCAGCCAGTGCCGCGAACATGGCATGCGCCTGAGCCTGTGCCTGGGCCTGTGCCTGAGCCTGGGCAGCCACCTGGGCATTCACCTGGGCATGCGCCTGCGCCGAGTTGGGTAAATGCGGTCGCCCGAGCGAAATATTCGGCAGCGATGGCGAGCTAAACAGTGGCAAATCGTTGATGCTGCTCCTCTGGCCCGGCTGATATTGGCTGCCCTCCTCGTTCTCCTCCTGGATGGGTGCACTTGTCGGTGATCCACGACtaccgaccacgcccactgccaACGCGGCTGCCGAGGGCGGCGAATTTGGTCCAGAATCCGGTGTACTGTTGCAGTCTAAGGAGGATGTTGAAGGTGTTTAAAATAGATTAACTAAGATTGTAACCATAACTAAGAGGCATGGGTTAAGTTAGCTTAGCGAGTTGGTCAGTTGCGGCGTCTTAAAGGGTTAATTGAACAACAGCATTAAGTACAACAGCGAGAACAACAATTCAAcgataacaataacaattattaaaagttaaaatgcTTGTCgttataaacaattaattatcAGCAGTTAGAAAGTTATAAACGATCAGATGATCATATTATGATCCATTCTGTACAgattacatttaatatttaatgatattgACAATtctattctatatattttcaatactTTTATTCGAAAGTAAATGTCTCGGAGTGATTAATCCCTTTATCCAAACGATACTGCCATCTGACTTGAGTTCTGATTTCTGATGGGCTCtggttgatgatgatgatacgTACTTGTGAGAACCGAGTTCTTTTGCTGCCTGCGCTGCGCCGCCTGGAGGAGTCGTTCGTGGCGCCGGGCTCCCGCCGGTCCTCCGATGCGGGCCTTGCGCTCGATGACGCTCTGCTTCAGCCGGATCTTCAGCAGGTTCGGTTCGGATGCTGTGGTGGGGGCGGTTCACACGTGTGTGTTGGGTTAGTTTGGGGTGTTAAGAGCATTGTGCTTATATACTAACACACGGTTGTGGAATTCAAGCTCTGCTTTTGAAACAAACTTGCAGTTAGTTATTTTTGGGGGTTTAACTCAAGGTGAAAGCCATGCTGCTTCTGCTTATTGATCTTCATTTTTATCATATAAATTTACCCACAGTCTAATTCGCCTGACAATTGTGAACGAAATTTATGATACCCAACTGCTTTTTCTAATTACACACTACATTTGCCAGCTATCGCAATTTATTTGACAGTTAAACAAATAACCTTGACGTCTAAATGACGTTTATTGAGATGTCATCTCTATTCACTTAGCCCTAATTTTAGAATGGATTTATTGACTGCAGTTAGTTAGTTTCACTTAAAAACTCCTTGTTTCATATGTTATTGCAACTAATTCTagacttttttttaaagagtTCCTCTTTCTGCGTTGGATAACCCCACGCTTGTTATGAATGAACTGTGTCCTAACTGAACTCAAACCTAAGCAAACCTCTTATCTAAAGCAATCTTACCCAATCCGAACGAACCCCATTGTATGCAGCCATTATCCAACGGAATTTATCTAAACAATTCATCCTGTGGAAATTTGGTTACGTGACCCaacaaaaaagtatatatttttatctgccaatttaatgcaaaattCGTTGCCTCTGCCCCTTAtctttttgcaactttttttgcttttagcgGTTAGACAATAAGTCGAAGTtacaggcaaaaaaaaaagaaaaggaataTTAAACTCAGGCGGCAAGAGCTTTTCATTCACTGCGATTCGGTTTGCGAACTGGGATTGAGAAAGattcatcctcatcctcatcctgctGGCAACATAACATTGCATTCAATATACAATACTTCACTCACCTGTCTTCCTCAGCGGAAAATCAGATTCATATTTGAGCAGTGAGGGTGGCGGCTGAGGTATTTTGTACGGATGCGCACTGGTCACGGTTCCAGCTGGGAGGGATTCGCCCGAGGAGCTCTTCACCACGCCGCTGCAAGGGCAGATATTTAGGGATTATTAgtgatacatacatatatgtacatatatcgcGAGTGCAAATGGTGGTAGTGGGTACACTTTAAGATATATTTTCAAGGAATTACTGCTTGGGTTCTAAGTTTGCGAAATTCCATTAGAAATACAATTTTGCGGAATTTTTCTATTTAAGTTATGCACTAAGGAATTTCTTTCGATACAATTCACTTATTTATTGCacaagtttaaaaatatttccttGAAATACTcaatattcaata
This Drosophila simulans strain w501 chromosome X, Prin_Dsim_3.1, whole genome shotgun sequence DNA region includes the following protein-coding sequences:
- the LOC6725844 gene encoding histone deacetylase 4 isoform X1: MSSPDDRIPIHDLPSEAGSDERLLHITPATLTLDFKPHPAVDIDQQIMELKKSQELQKQRLINSFQEQSKQMELEHKLQLEHKYQFAVNSHGAFQELRNESMVTAAAAAAAAVAQEQHRQQLHQQQQQHQQQQQQQQQQHQQQQQQQARGRDGMKLKQNCSANASPEVKQILNCFILSRKSQAAASNGTTTTSPYRNRGVVKSSSGESLPAGTVTSAHPYKIPQPPPSLLKYESDFPLRKTASEPNLLKIRLKQSVIERKARIGGPAGARRHERLLQAAQRRQQKNSVLTNCNSTPDSGPNSPPSAAALAVGVVGSRGSPTSAPIQEENEEGSQYQPGQRSSINDLPLFSSPSLPNISLGRPHLPNSAQAHAQVNAQVAAQAQAQAQAQAQAHAMFAALAAAQGGCGQPGYYNPLGMAFVGRQPAPLAMIPATGIAPQQPSPVVRSASATSTSSSQASLVGDVAPPQAHAASTILPSSSSYMQQLGSVAGSGVNLHAAAVAAAAAAAAAAGSLPPTNSHGHGHGSHAHPHPHAHGHGHGHGHGLYAGHQHNVPITDAQVAQVHLHKQGHRPLGRTQSAPLPLGHPMLTGAVQLNVVQTHYENSEAERQAYEHQVVNQKVRQTVLTRSGAAAAAAAAAGVSVVREAQLKEEDDDSAAEVMDLTDKKKPPKTVLTSTIATSTSQNLPEALAAAASAAAYRAPHTASSNSASATKSGIKLRDQEYLQQQREQLLLLQQEEELAKSLMRPLSRTLSSPLVPLGPHGLSQIPDTGQQPAPIATSSSADHIPPVNLSLPHRQHRQLMSTLYASQLRNHQPSASGSPPHKVTTGLAYDPLMLKHSCICGDNAQHPEHSGRLQSVWARLNETDLVKRCDRLRARKATQEELQTVHTEAHAMLFGSNQCQLSRPKLENTLSASFVRLSCGGLGVDLDTTWNEHHTATAARMAAGCVIDLALKTAKGDLRNGFAVVRPPGHHAEANLAMGFCFFNSIAIAAKLLRQRMPEVRRILIVDWDVHHGNGTQQAFYQSPDILYLSIHRHDDGNFFPGTGGPTECGSGAGLGFNVNISWSGALNPPLGDAEYIAAFRTVVMPIARSFNPDIVLVSSGFDAATGHPAPLGGYHVSPACFGFMTRELLQLANGKVVLALEGGYDLAAICDSAQECVRALLGDPAAPIAKAELERPPCQNAINTLQKTIAIQQTHWPCVRMLEHTVGLSALETLKVEHDESETINAMAGLSMQSMHRTLSRDDSEEPMDQDETK
- the LOC6725844 gene encoding histone deacetylase 4 isoform X3 — translated: MELKKSQELQKQRLINSFQEQSKQMELEHKLQLEHKYQFAVNSHGAFQELRNESMVTAAAAAAAAVAQEQHRQQLHQQQQQHQQQQQQQQQQHQQQQQQQARGRDGMKLKQNCSANASPEVKQILNCFILSRKSQAAASNGTTTTSPYRNRGVVKSSSGESLPAGTVTSAHPYKIPQPPPSLLKYESDFPLRKTASEPNLLKIRLKQSVIERKARIGGPAGARRHERLLQAAQRRQQKNSVLTNCNSTPDSGPNSPPSAAALAVGVVGSRGSPTSAPIQEENEEGSQYQPGQRSSINDLPLFSSPSLPNISLGRPHLPNSAQAHAQVNAQVAAQAQAQAQAQAQAHAMFAALAAAQGGCGQPGYYNPLGMAFVGRQPAPLAMIPATGIAPQQPSPVVRSASATSTSSSQASLVGDVAPPQAHAASTILPSSSSYMQQLGSVAGSGVNLHAAAVAAAAAAAAAAGSLPPTNSHGHGHGSHAHPHPHAHGHGHGHGHGLYAGHQHNVPITDAQVAQVHLHKQGHRPLGRTQSAPLPLGHPMLTGAVQLNVVQTHYENSEAERQAYEHQVVNQKVRQTVLTRSGAAAAAAAAAGVSVVREAQLKEEDDDSAAEVMDLTDKKKPPKTVLTSTIATSTSQNLPEALAAAASAAAYRAPHTASSNSASATKSGIKLRDQEYLQQQREQLLLLQQEEELAKSLMRPLSRTLSSPLVPLGPHGLSQIPDTGQQPAPIATSSSADHIPPVNLSLPHRQHRQLMSTLYASQLRNHQPSASGSPPHKVTTGLAYDPLMLKHSCICGDNAQHPEHSGRLQSVWARLNETDLVKRCDRLRARKATQEELQTVHTEAHAMLFGSNQCQLSRPKLENTLSASFVRLSCGGLGVDLDTTWNEHHTATAARMAAGCVIDLALKTAKGDLRNGFAVVRPPGHHAEANLAMGFCFFNSIAIAAKLLRQRMPEVRRILIVDWDVHHGNGTQQAFYQSPDILYLSIHRHDDGNFFPGTGGPTECGSGAGLGFNVNISWSGALNPPLGDAEYIAAFRTVVMPIARSFNPDIVLVSSGFDAATGHPAPLGGYHVSPACFGFMTRELLQLANGKVVLALEGGYDLAAICDSAQECVRALLGDPAAPIAKAELERPPCQNAINTLQKTIAIQQTHWPCVRMLEHTVGLSALETLKVEHDESETINAMAGLSMQSMHRTLSRDDSEEPMDQDETK
- the LOC6725844 gene encoding histone deacetylase 4 isoform X2 is translated as MSSPDDRIPIHDLPSEAGSDERLLHITPATLTLDFKPHPAVDIDQQIMELKKSQELQKQRLINSFQEQSKQMELEHKLQLEHKYQELRNESMVTAAAAAAAAVAQEQHRQQLHQQQQQHQQQQQQQQQQHQQQQQQQARGRDGMKLKQNCSANASPEVKQILNCFILSRKSQAAASNGTTTTSPYRNRGVVKSSSGESLPAGTVTSAHPYKIPQPPPSLLKYESDFPLRKTASEPNLLKIRLKQSVIERKARIGGPAGARRHERLLQAAQRRQQKNSVLTNCNSTPDSGPNSPPSAAALAVGVVGSRGSPTSAPIQEENEEGSQYQPGQRSSINDLPLFSSPSLPNISLGRPHLPNSAQAHAQVNAQVAAQAQAQAQAQAQAHAMFAALAAAQGGCGQPGYYNPLGMAFVGRQPAPLAMIPATGIAPQQPSPVVRSASATSTSSSQASLVGDVAPPQAHAASTILPSSSSYMQQLGSVAGSGVNLHAAAVAAAAAAAAAAGSLPPTNSHGHGHGSHAHPHPHAHGHGHGHGHGLYAGHQHNVPITDAQVAQVHLHKQGHRPLGRTQSAPLPLGHPMLTGAVQLNVVQTHYENSEAERQAYEHQVVNQKVRQTVLTRSGAAAAAAAAAGVSVVREAQLKEEDDDSAAEVMDLTDKKKPPKTVLTSTIATSTSQNLPEALAAAASAAAYRAPHTASSNSASATKSGIKLRDQEYLQQQREQLLLLQQEEELAKSLMRPLSRTLSSPLVPLGPHGLSQIPDTGQQPAPIATSSSADHIPPVNLSLPHRQHRQLMSTLYASQLRNHQPSASGSPPHKVTTGLAYDPLMLKHSCICGDNAQHPEHSGRLQSVWARLNETDLVKRCDRLRARKATQEELQTVHTEAHAMLFGSNQCQLSRPKLENTLSASFVRLSCGGLGVDLDTTWNEHHTATAARMAAGCVIDLALKTAKGDLRNGFAVVRPPGHHAEANLAMGFCFFNSIAIAAKLLRQRMPEVRRILIVDWDVHHGNGTQQAFYQSPDILYLSIHRHDDGNFFPGTGGPTECGSGAGLGFNVNISWSGALNPPLGDAEYIAAFRTVVMPIARSFNPDIVLVSSGFDAATGHPAPLGGYHVSPACFGFMTRELLQLANGKVVLALEGGYDLAAICDSAQECVRALLGDPAAPIAKAELERPPCQNAINTLQKTIAIQQTHWPCVRMLEHTVGLSALETLKVEHDESETINAMAGLSMQSMHRTLSRDDSEEPMDQDETK
- the LOC6725844 gene encoding histone deacetylase 4 isoform X4 encodes the protein MSSPDDRIPIHDLPSEAGSDERLLHITPATLTLDFKPHPAVDIDQQIMELKKSQELQKQRLINSFQEQSKQMELEHKLQLEHKYQFAVNSHGAFQELRNESMVTAAAAAAAAVAQEQHRQQLHQQQQQHQQQQQQQQQQHQQQQQQQARGRDGMKLKQNCSANASPEVKQILNCFILSRKSQAAASNGTTTTSPYRNRGVVKSSSGESLPAGTVTSAHPYKIPQPPPSLLKYESDFPLRKTDCNSTPDSGPNSPPSAAALAVGVVGSRGSPTSAPIQEENEEGSQYQPGQRSSINDLPLFSSPSLPNISLGRPHLPNSAQAHAQVNAQVAAQAQAQAQAQAQAHAMFAALAAAQGGCGQPGYYNPLGMAFVGRQPAPLAMIPATGIAPQQPSPVVRSASATSTSSSQASLVGDVAPPQAHAASTILPSSSSYMQQLGSVAGSGVNLHAAAVAAAAAAAAAAGSLPPTNSHGHGHGSHAHPHPHAHGHGHGHGHGLYAGHQHNVPITDAQVAQVHLHKQGHRPLGRTQSAPLPLGHPMLTGAVQLNVVQTHYENSEAERQAYEHQVVNQKVRQTVLTRSGAAAAAAAAAGVSVVREAQLKEEDDDSAAEVMDLTDKKKPPKTVLTSTIATSTSQNLPEALAAAASAAAYRAPHTASSNSASATKSGIKLRDQEYLQQQREQLLLLQQEEELAKSLMRPLSRTLSSPLVPLGPHGLSQIPDTGQQPAPIATSSSADHIPPVNLSLPHRQHRQLMSTLYASQLRNHQPSASGSPPHKVTTGLAYDPLMLKHSCICGDNAQHPEHSGRLQSVWARLNETDLVKRCDRLRARKATQEELQTVHTEAHAMLFGSNQCQLSRPKLENTLSASFVRLSCGGLGVDLDTTWNEHHTATAARMAAGCVIDLALKTAKGDLRNGFAVVRPPGHHAEANLAMGFCFFNSIAIAAKLLRQRMPEVRRILIVDWDVHHGNGTQQAFYQSPDILYLSIHRHDDGNFFPGTGGPTECGSGAGLGFNVNISWSGALNPPLGDAEYIAAFRTVVMPIARSFNPDIVLVSSGFDAATGHPAPLGGYHVSPACFGFMTRELLQLANGKVVLALEGGYDLAAICDSAQECVRALLGDPAAPIAKAELERPPCQNAINTLQKTIAIQQTHWPCVRMLEHTVGLSALETLKVEHDESETINAMAGLSMQSMHRTLSRDDSEEPMDQDETK